One genomic region from Neisseria weaveri encodes:
- a CDS encoding YheT family hydrolase: MNFPLLDTPFWLKNGHVETLYAKMLQGSAPAYRRELLPDSTGKTLVAYDFIDADSHDAPLVVLFHGLEGSSKSHYAVELMKAVKEQGWHGVVAHFRSCGGVANTAPVFYHSGDSAEIAFMLDTLAQRYTRIYAVGVSLGGNALAKYLGEQGGAAVPQAAAVVSAPVDLVAAGDCFDKGMTRLLYTRYFLDSLLPKAEASGYAPDKLKLCKTLGDFDNWFTAPYHGFADRYDYYRKSSSKPLLPEIRIPTLLLNAVNDPFMPPSVLPTDKEVSDCVMLLQPQYGGHVGFVSGTGKGNLRWLPQTVLAYFRQQE, from the coding sequence ATGAATTTTCCGTTGTTGGATACGCCGTTTTGGCTGAAAAACGGTCATGTTGAAACGTTGTACGCCAAAATGCTGCAAGGTAGTGCGCCTGCTTATCGGCGCGAATTGCTGCCGGACAGTACGGGTAAAACGCTGGTGGCGTATGATTTTATCGATGCCGATTCGCATGATGCGCCTTTGGTGGTGCTGTTTCACGGTTTGGAAGGCAGCAGCAAAAGCCATTATGCAGTTGAGTTGATGAAAGCGGTAAAAGAGCAAGGCTGGCATGGTGTCGTTGCCCATTTCCGCAGTTGCGGCGGCGTGGCAAATACTGCGCCTGTTTTTTATCACTCCGGAGACTCGGCGGAAATTGCTTTTATGTTGGATACTTTGGCGCAGCGTTATACCAGAATTTATGCTGTCGGCGTGTCTTTGGGCGGCAATGCGTTAGCCAAATATTTAGGCGAGCAGGGCGGTGCGGCCGTTCCGCAGGCCGCAGCTGTTGTTTCCGCTCCGGTTGATTTGGTGGCGGCCGGTGACTGTTTCGATAAAGGGATGACGCGCCTGCTGTATACGCGTTATTTTCTCGATTCTCTGTTGCCGAAAGCCGAAGCGTCTGGTTATGCGCCCGATAAATTGAAGCTGTGTAAGACTTTGGGCGATTTCGACAATTGGTTTACTGCGCCGTATCACGGTTTTGCCGACCGCTATGATTATTACCGCAAGTCGTCTTCCAAACCGCTGCTGCCTGAAATACGCATTCCCACTCTGCTGCTGAATGCGGTCAATGATCCTTTCATGCCGCCTTCCGTTTTGCCTACGGATAAAGAAGTGTCGGATTGTGTGATGTTGCTGCAACCGCAATATGGCGGACACGTCGGCTTTGTCAGCGGTACGGGCAAAGGAAATTTGCGTTGGCTGCCTCAAACCGTTTTGGCTTATTTCCGGCAGCAGGAGTGA
- the trpC gene encoding indole-3-glycerol phosphate synthase TrpC: protein MTDILNKILATKAEEVKAAKAEVSLEEIKKQAASAEPPRPFVDALHAKHQAGLPAVIAEVKKASPSKGLIRADFNPVDIASAYERAGAACLSVLTDEQYFQGSSEYLKQVKAAVALPVLRKDFIIDEYQIYQARAWGADAVLLIAAALEAEQLEQFEKTAHDLGMAVLLELHDKSELQKCSRLNTPLWGVNNRNLRTFEVSLQQTLDLLPYLQDKTVITESGIRDKADVDFMRSHQVNTFLIGETFMRADDIEAAVKAVF from the coding sequence ATGACTGATATTCTCAATAAAATTTTGGCCACGAAAGCCGAAGAAGTAAAAGCGGCAAAAGCCGAAGTATCTTTGGAAGAAATAAAAAAACAGGCGGCCTCTGCCGAGCCGCCGCGACCGTTTGTCGATGCCCTGCATGCCAAGCATCAGGCCGGTTTGCCCGCGGTGATTGCGGAAGTGAAAAAAGCCAGCCCTTCAAAAGGGCTGATTCGGGCAGACTTTAATCCCGTCGATATCGCTTCGGCCTATGAACGCGCCGGTGCGGCGTGTTTGTCCGTATTGACGGACGAACAGTATTTCCAGGGTTCGTCGGAGTATTTGAAACAGGTTAAAGCCGCTGTTGCCTTGCCGGTATTGCGCAAAGATTTCATTATCGACGAGTACCAGATTTATCAGGCGCGTGCCTGGGGGGCGGATGCCGTTTTGCTGATTGCCGCGGCGTTGGAAGCGGAGCAGCTGGAGCAGTTTGAAAAAACCGCCCATGATTTGGGCATGGCGGTATTGTTGGAATTGCACGATAAAAGCGAGCTGCAAAAATGCAGCCGTCTGAATACGCCGTTGTGGGGTGTGAACAACCGCAATTTGCGCACTTTTGAAGTCAGCCTGCAGCAAACGCTGGATTTGTTGCCGTATCTGCAAGATAAAACCGTTATTACCGAAAGCGGCATTCGGGATAAAGCCGATGTCGATTTTATGCGCTCACATCAGGTAAACACTTTCCTGATCGGCGAAACATTTATGCGTGCCGACGACATCGAAGCTGCCGTGAAGGCCGTGTTCTAA